The following are encoded in a window of Mycobacterium sp. ELW1 genomic DNA:
- a CDS encoding ABC transporter permease: MAGKGVDRWSPGIALSSAAGPMQAIGGLFAMSADAVRFIFRKPFQWREFLEQAWFVARVSLAPTLLVAIPFTVLVSFTLNILLRELGAADLSGAGAAFGAVTQVGPLVTVLIVAGAGATAMCADLGSRTIREEIDAMEVLGINPVQRLVTPRMLASGLVALLLNSLVVIIGILGGYVFSVFVQDVNPGAFAAGITLLTGVPEVIISCVKAALFGLIAGLVACYRGLTITGGGAKAVGNAVNETVVYAFMALFVVNVVVTAIGIRMSAR, from the coding sequence ATGGCGGGTAAGGGGGTCGATCGTTGGTCGCCGGGCATTGCGTTGAGCAGTGCGGCTGGTCCGATGCAGGCTATTGGTGGCTTGTTTGCGATGTCGGCGGATGCTGTGCGGTTCATTTTTCGGAAGCCGTTTCAGTGGCGGGAGTTTTTGGAGCAGGCGTGGTTTGTGGCGCGGGTGTCGTTGGCGCCGACGTTGTTGGTGGCGATCCCGTTCACGGTGTTGGTGTCGTTCACGCTCAATATTTTGTTGCGGGAGTTGGGTGCTGCTGATCTGTCGGGTGCGGGGGCGGCGTTTGGTGCGGTGACTCAGGTGGGCCCGTTGGTGACGGTGTTGATCGTCGCGGGTGCCGGGGCGACGGCGATGTGTGCGGATTTGGGGTCGCGCACGATCCGTGAGGAGATCGACGCGATGGAGGTGCTGGGGATCAATCCGGTGCAGCGCCTGGTGACTCCGCGGATGTTGGCTTCTGGACTTGTTGCGCTTCTGTTGAATTCGTTGGTGGTGATCATCGGGATCTTGGGTGGCTATGTGTTCTCGGTGTTCGTCCAGGATGTGAATCCGGGGGCGTTCGCGGCGGGGATCACGTTGTTGACCGGGGTGCCCGAGGTGATCATCTCGTGTGTCAAAGCGGCGTTGTTCGGGTTGATCGCCGGTCTGGTGGCGTGTTATCGGGGGTTGACGATCACCGGGGGTGGCGCCAAGGCGGTGGGTAATGCGGTCAATGAGACGGTGGTGTACGCGTTTATGGCGTTGTTCGTGGTGAACGTGGTGGTCACGGCCATCGGTATCCGGATGAGTGCCCGGTAG
- a CDS encoding ABC transporter permease: MASLQALYPRIARQVRRPLGTIGRIGDHTIFYGRALAGTPHAALHFRKEIIRLIAEISMGAGTLAMIGGTVVVVGFLTLAAGGTLAVQGYSSLGNIGIEALTGFLAAFINVRISAPVVAGIGLAATFGAGVTAQLGAMRINEEIDALESMGIPPVEYLVSTRIVAGMVAITPLYSIAVILSFVASQFTTVVLFGQSGGLYDHYFNTFLNPIDLLWSFLQAILMAITILLIHTYFGYFATGGPSGVGVAVGNAVRTSLIVVVSVTLLISLAIYGSNGNFNLSG; encoded by the coding sequence ATGGCATCGTTACAGGCGTTGTATCCGCGGATCGCCCGCCAGGTCCGGCGTCCGTTGGGCACGATCGGGCGGATCGGGGATCACACGATCTTCTACGGTCGGGCGTTGGCCGGCACCCCGCATGCGGCCCTGCATTTCCGTAAGGAGATCATTCGGCTGATCGCCGAGATCTCGATGGGGGCGGGGACGTTGGCGATGATCGGCGGCACCGTGGTGGTCGTCGGGTTCCTGACGTTGGCTGCTGGTGGCACGTTGGCGGTGCAGGGCTATAGCTCGCTGGGCAATATCGGTATCGAGGCACTCACCGGCTTTTTGGCCGCGTTCATCAACGTGCGGATTTCAGCGCCGGTGGTGGCCGGGATCGGGTTGGCCGCGACCTTCGGGGCGGGGGTGACCGCCCAGTTGGGGGCGATGCGGATCAACGAGGAGATCGACGCCCTGGAATCGATGGGCATCCCCCCGGTCGAATACCTCGTGTCGACGCGGATCGTGGCCGGCATGGTGGCGATCACCCCGCTGTACTCGATCGCGGTGATCCTCAGCTTTGTGGCCTCGCAGTTCACCACGGTGGTGCTCTTCGGCCAGTCCGGCGGCCTCTACGACCATTACTTCAACACGTTTTTGAATCCCATCGACCTGTTGTGGAGCTTCCTGCAGGCGATCTTGATGGCCATCACGATCTTGTTGATCCACACCTACTTCGGCTACTTCGCCACCGGCGGACCCTCTGGAGTCGGGGTGGCCGTGGGCAACGCCGTACGCACCTCCCTGATCGTGGTCGTCTCGGTCACCCTGCTCATATCCCTGGCCATCTACGGCTCCAACGGCAACTTCAACCTCTCCGGATAG
- a CDS encoding MCE family protein → MLKYRASNLWRAGFLGAVLILLVIAIGLQPERLLQLATSVRHQALFTEAGGITVGNDVTLSGIKIGTVTDVSLDNGDALVTFTTAGKYSLGSETTAHIRTGSLLGERVVTLESAGSGSLHSGDVIPTTRTSSPYSLTEAVSDLTSNTAGTDTASLNQSLDTLSATIDQLAPKLGPTFDGLSKLSRSLNSRNENLAGLLKSAADVTTVLGQRSQQLNTLILNANDLLAVLNDRREAIVDLLANTAAVSAQLTGLVHDNEDKLAPTLQRLNSVVAVLEKNKDNIAQMLPNVKKFILSEGETLANGPYYNAFVPNLQPAQLLQPFMDYAFGFRRGVNAGQPPDNAGPRAELPLPYNGIPGGSR, encoded by the coding sequence ATGCTGAAATACCGAGCTTCAAACCTGTGGCGTGCCGGCTTCCTCGGCGCGGTCCTGATCCTGTTGGTGATCGCTATCGGTTTGCAACCCGAGCGCCTGCTTCAGCTTGCGACATCGGTGCGCCATCAGGCGCTGTTCACCGAGGCCGGTGGTATCACCGTCGGCAACGACGTGACGTTGTCCGGTATCAAGATCGGCACGGTCACCGATGTTTCGCTGGACAATGGTGATGCGCTGGTCACGTTCACGACTGCGGGAAAGTACTCGCTGGGGTCCGAGACCACCGCGCACATCCGCACCGGCTCCCTGTTGGGCGAGCGGGTGGTCACGCTGGAATCGGCAGGCAGCGGGAGCCTTCATTCCGGCGATGTCATACCGACTACGCGCACATCGTCGCCCTATTCGCTCACCGAGGCGGTCAGCGATCTGACCAGCAACACGGCCGGGACAGATACCGCGTCGCTCAACCAGTCGCTGGACACGCTCTCGGCCACGATCGACCAGCTGGCGCCGAAGCTGGGGCCGACGTTCGATGGCTTGAGCAAGCTGTCGCGATCACTGAACAGCCGTAACGAGAATCTGGCGGGATTGCTCAAAAGCGCCGCCGACGTCACCACGGTGCTGGGGCAGCGCAGTCAGCAGCTGAACACCTTGATTCTCAACGCGAACGACCTACTCGCTGTTCTCAACGACCGACGCGAGGCGATCGTCGACCTGCTGGCCAACACCGCGGCGGTGTCCGCGCAGCTGACGGGTCTGGTCCACGACAACGAGGACAAGTTGGCGCCGACACTGCAGCGGCTGAATTCGGTTGTCGCCGTGCTGGAGAAGAACAAAGACAACATCGCCCAGATGCTGCCGAACGTGAAAAAGTTCATCTTGTCCGAGGGTGAAACGCTGGCCAACGGTCCGTACTACAACGCGTTCGTGCCGAACCTGCAGCCCGCGCAGTTGCTGCAGCCATTCATGGATTACGCATTCGGCTTCCGGCGCGGTGTCAACGCCGGCCAGCCGCCCGACAACGCGGGGCCGCGCGCCGAATTGCCGCTGCCGTACAACGGTATTCCGGGAGGGTCCCGCTGA
- a CDS encoding MCE family protein, producing MTRNLGPGPADRSETETAAVPVAARTGASFGATGWARPVAGLSTVVVVAAIVAVAVGLFRGDFTKTVPVTVISDRAGLVMNPDARVKMRGVQVGKVESIESRADGTAALHLAMDPAELRKIPSNVVADIASTTVFGAKYVNFEPPTDPSPKPMYAGQVLQGEHVTVEINTVFQQLNQVLNKIDPTQLNATLGALSQAFAGRGKQFGQTVADFDSLLAKLEPSLPNLAKDIELTAPVTAAYADAAPDLVRTVQNTNKISQSIVDEQQNLDTFLVNMIGLADQGNEVLGTNQQALSKVLHLLTPTTALFNEYAPVIPCTLKAMDWIRLSPPLQDPGVAVAVAFTLGIDRYRYPSNLPKVAATGGPQCMGLPYLGFGNKAKYLVTDTGVNPWQYGNQGIVLNSDGLKQLLFGPLEGPPRNTAQIGQPG from the coding sequence GTGACACGAAATCTCGGTCCGGGTCCGGCCGACCGGTCGGAAACCGAAACCGCCGCCGTACCGGTGGCGGCCCGAACGGGCGCAAGCTTCGGCGCGACGGGGTGGGCGCGACCGGTGGCCGGCCTGTCCACGGTGGTCGTGGTGGCGGCGATCGTCGCGGTCGCGGTCGGCCTGTTCCGTGGCGACTTCACCAAAACCGTTCCGGTGACCGTGATCTCGGACCGTGCCGGCCTGGTGATGAATCCTGACGCCAGGGTCAAGATGCGCGGTGTGCAGGTCGGCAAGGTCGAGTCGATCGAGAGCCGGGCCGACGGCACGGCAGCGTTGCACCTGGCGATGGATCCCGCGGAGCTGCGCAAGATCCCGTCGAATGTGGTCGCCGACATCGCCTCGACGACGGTCTTCGGCGCCAAGTACGTCAATTTCGAACCCCCGACCGATCCGTCGCCGAAACCCATGTACGCAGGCCAGGTTCTGCAGGGTGAGCACGTCACGGTCGAGATCAACACTGTGTTCCAACAGCTGAACCAGGTCCTGAACAAGATCGACCCGACCCAGCTCAATGCAACGCTGGGCGCACTGTCGCAGGCGTTCGCGGGGCGCGGCAAGCAGTTCGGGCAGACCGTTGCCGACTTCGACAGCCTGCTTGCCAAGCTGGAACCCAGCCTGCCGAACCTGGCCAAGGACATCGAACTGACCGCACCGGTGACCGCCGCCTACGCCGACGCCGCGCCGGATCTGGTGCGGACGGTGCAGAACACCAACAAGATCAGCCAGAGCATCGTCGACGAGCAACAGAACCTGGACACCTTCCTGGTCAACATGATCGGGCTGGCCGATCAGGGCAACGAGGTGCTGGGAACCAACCAGCAGGCGCTGAGCAAAGTGCTCCATCTCCTGACGCCCACCACGGCGCTCTTCAACGAATATGCGCCCGTGATCCCCTGCACGCTCAAAGCCATGGACTGGATTCGGTTGTCGCCGCCTCTGCAGGACCCTGGCGTGGCCGTGGCTGTTGCCTTCACCCTGGGCATCGATCGGTACCGCTACCCGTCGAACCTGCCCAAGGTGGCGGCCACGGGCGGGCCGCAGTGCATGGGCCTGCCGTACCTCGGATTCGGCAACAAGGCCAAGTACCTGGTGACCGATACCGGCGTCAACCCGTGGCAGTACGGCAACCAGGGCATCGTGCTCAACTCGGACGGTCTCAAACAGCTGTTGTTCGGCCCGCTGGAAGGGCCGCCGCGCAACACCGCACAGATCGGACAGCCGGGATGA
- a CDS encoding MCE family protein, protein MMRTTSTLVKFGVFAVVMVVLTAFLFLTFSNYRSGSTNGYSAVFGDASRLKQGDTVRVAGVRVGTVDSVDLLADKSVLVTFDADRDIVLTTGTQAAVRYLNLTGDRYLELIDGPGSTRVLPAGSQIPRDRTQAALDLDLLLGGLRPVIQGLNPQDVNALTASLINILQGQGDTLDSLLSKTTSFSNALADNSQTVEQLIDNLKVVVDTLAKDGDKFSGAIDKLEKLITGLSQDREPIGTAITQLDNGTASLTSLLNEARAPLKGDVEQLNRLAPLLDDNKIVFDRGLQRGPDNYRKMARLGAYGGWIMYYICGLSIRVTDLQGRTGVFPMIKQESGRCSEP, encoded by the coding sequence ATGATGCGCACCACAAGCACACTGGTCAAGTTCGGCGTGTTCGCCGTGGTGATGGTGGTTCTGACCGCGTTCCTGTTCCTGACGTTCAGCAACTATCGCAGCGGCTCGACCAACGGGTACTCGGCGGTGTTCGGCGACGCCTCCCGGTTGAAGCAGGGCGACACCGTCCGCGTCGCCGGTGTCCGGGTCGGCACCGTCGACAGCGTCGACCTGCTGGCGGACAAGAGTGTGCTGGTCACGTTCGATGCCGATCGCGACATTGTCTTGACCACCGGAACCCAAGCGGCTGTGCGCTATCTGAACCTGACCGGCGACCGCTATCTGGAACTGATCGACGGTCCCGGCTCGACCCGGGTGCTGCCTGCGGGATCACAGATACCCAGGGATCGCACTCAGGCCGCACTGGATCTGGACCTCCTTCTCGGGGGGTTGCGGCCGGTCATCCAGGGACTCAACCCGCAAGACGTCAACGCGCTGACCGCGTCACTGATCAACATCTTGCAGGGCCAGGGCGACACGCTCGACTCGCTGTTGAGCAAGACCACGTCATTCTCGAATGCGTTGGCCGACAACAGCCAAACGGTCGAGCAGTTGATCGACAACCTCAAGGTGGTCGTGGACACGCTCGCCAAAGACGGTGACAAGTTCTCCGGGGCGATCGACAAGCTGGAGAAGCTGATCACCGGGTTGTCGCAGGATCGCGAACCGATCGGCACCGCGATCACCCAGCTGGACAACGGAACCGCGTCGCTGACCAGTCTGTTGAACGAGGCCCGCGCTCCGCTGAAAGGGGATGTCGAGCAGCTCAACCGTTTGGCGCCGCTGTTGGACGACAACAAGATCGTCTTCGACAGAGGCCTGCAGAGGGGGCCGGACAACTATCGCAAGATGGCCCGACTCGGGGCCTACGGCGGCTGGATCATGTACTACATCTGCGGTCTGTCGATCCGCGTGACCGACCTTCAGGGACGAACCGGGGTCTTCCCGATGATCAAACAAGAATCCGGTAGGTGTTCGGAGCCCTAA